A genomic segment from Tindallia californiensis encodes:
- a CDS encoding aminotransferase class IV translates to MQREIEKDFFLRNGFAYSTDQFDPEKVIITPSVYEVIRVINGVPLFWEAHLDRMQQSLSLLGYDISFEPAKIHDQLHKLIQKNHVSDHNIKVLMNHLDEKPLTLYLFFITSYYPSKRQLEQGVPVIRIAAERENPKAKVIATKFREPIQKAIQAAGAYEALLINGADEITEGSRSNFFVVKNGQFYTSPSQKVLEGVTRKTVLSLLGRLGYSCTEKPITRKLMESADGLFLTGTSPGVLPISQVDQQAFPSAHVKEIQEIQGLYQHFVKTYIAINQPSATLP, encoded by the coding sequence ATGCAGCGAGAAATTGAAAAAGACTTTTTTTTACGAAACGGCTTTGCCTATTCTACCGATCAGTTTGATCCGGAAAAAGTAATTATCACCCCTTCGGTATACGAAGTTATTCGAGTGATTAACGGCGTTCCTCTTTTCTGGGAAGCTCATCTAGATCGGATGCAGCAGTCCCTTTCTTTACTGGGATATGATATCTCTTTCGAACCAGCAAAAATCCATGACCAGTTGCACAAACTGATCCAAAAGAACCACGTCAGTGATCATAACATAAAAGTGTTGATGAACCATCTGGATGAAAAGCCGCTAACCTTATACCTTTTCTTTATTACCAGTTATTATCCATCCAAGCGGCAACTCGAACAAGGGGTTCCTGTTATAAGGATTGCGGCTGAAAGAGAGAACCCCAAAGCCAAGGTAATTGCTACAAAGTTTAGGGAACCTATCCAAAAAGCCATCCAAGCGGCAGGTGCTTATGAAGCTTTACTGATCAATGGAGCTGATGAAATCACAGAGGGCAGCCGCTCTAATTTTTTCGTTGTGAAAAATGGCCAGTTTTACACATCACCTTCCCAGAAAGTATTGGAAGGAGTGACTCGCAAAACGGTTTTATCCTTACTTGGCCGACTAGGGTATTCTTGCACAGAAAAGCCTATTACCCGAAAATTAATGGAAAGTGCCGATGGCCTGTTTTTAACCGGTACTTCACCAGGAGTTCTACCGATTAGCCAGGTGGACCAACAGGCCTTTCCTTCTGCCCACGTAAAAGAAATACAGGAAATACAAGGCTTGTATCAGCATTTTGTCAAAACCTATATTGCCATTAATCAGCCATCAGCTACTTTACCTTAG
- the ychF gene encoding redox-regulated ATPase YchF: MKIGIVGLPTTGKTTLFNLLTGAEEETAGFATGKVEAHTGIVKIPDERIDFLATHYQPKKITPATIELTDVPGLVQGASTGKGVGNQFLDTIRKVDALIHLVRVFENDQVLHPEGSNDPMRDIETINMELLFSDLGVIENRIQRIQSGKKVTKEHLAEKEVLEKCQEALENGKLIHELNLEEEEQELLKTFGFLSEKPMMIVVNIDENQLSEGKYPAQDTLESYCKDRHLPLIALSAKSEQEISQLEDEDREMFMDELGIHEPGIHRVARAAYDLLGLISFLTSGEDEVRAWPIRKETIAKKAAGKIHTDIEKGFIRAEVTAFEDFKENPSTVKLKELGKVRLEGKEYLVKDGDIINFRFNV; this comes from the coding sequence ATGAAAATTGGAATCGTGGGACTGCCCACAACAGGAAAAACCACCTTATTTAACTTACTGACCGGTGCCGAAGAAGAAACGGCCGGTTTTGCTACAGGGAAGGTGGAAGCGCACACTGGCATTGTTAAAATACCCGATGAACGCATTGACTTTTTAGCCACTCACTACCAGCCAAAAAAAATCACTCCGGCTACGATAGAGCTAACAGATGTACCTGGACTGGTTCAAGGAGCTAGTACAGGCAAAGGGGTGGGTAACCAGTTTCTGGACACCATTCGAAAAGTAGATGCATTGATTCACTTGGTAAGGGTTTTTGAAAATGATCAAGTACTGCATCCAGAAGGTTCTAACGACCCTATGCGTGATATTGAAACCATTAATATGGAACTTCTTTTTTCTGATCTGGGGGTTATCGAAAACCGGATCCAGCGGATTCAAAGCGGAAAAAAAGTGACGAAAGAACATCTGGCTGAAAAAGAAGTGCTAGAAAAGTGCCAGGAAGCTCTTGAAAATGGAAAGCTGATTCACGAACTAAACCTGGAAGAAGAAGAACAAGAATTATTAAAAACCTTTGGGTTTTTATCAGAAAAACCAATGATGATCGTTGTCAATATTGACGAAAATCAACTTTCCGAGGGAAAATACCCGGCACAGGATACGCTGGAAAGTTATTGTAAAGATCGTCACTTACCATTAATTGCTCTTAGCGCTAAATCCGAACAGGAAATTAGTCAGTTGGAAGATGAGGATCGGGAAATGTTTATGGATGAACTGGGTATCCATGAGCCTGGTATCCACCGGGTAGCACGGGCAGCCTACGATTTGCTGGGCCTTATTTCTTTTTTAACCAGTGGAGAAGACGAAGTCCGGGCATGGCCTATCCGAAAAGAAACCATTGCCAAAAAAGCCGCCGGTAAAATTCATACTGATATTGAAAAAGGATTTATTCGTGCTGAAGTAACCGCTTTTGAAGATTTTAAAGAAAACCCTTCCACCGTTAAACTCAAGGAGCTTGGAAAAGTCCGTTTAGAAGGAAAAGAATACCTTGTAAAAGATGGGGATATTATCAATTTCCGCTTTAATGTTTAA
- the fliS gene encoding flagellar export chaperone FliS produces the protein MAMNNPYPENKQMQNPKIYKMQKQVNLNQESYQEKTKSTAQNGPKQANPYLQSQVMTASPQELVVMLYDGAIRFINQAVAAIEKKDMEKAHHFNMRAQNIFLELMNGLDQEYEISDELFKMYEFIHYHLIAANSEKSIEKLKETVNLTREMRDTWKQAMESVKSS, from the coding sequence ATGGCGATGAATAACCCTTATCCAGAAAACAAACAGATGCAGAATCCTAAAATTTACAAAATGCAAAAACAGGTAAACCTGAACCAAGAGTCCTACCAGGAAAAAACAAAATCAACCGCACAGAATGGGCCCAAACAAGCGAATCCCTACTTGCAATCCCAAGTAATGACAGCATCTCCGCAAGAACTGGTGGTAATGCTCTATGATGGTGCTATCCGGTTTATCAACCAAGCGGTGGCAGCCATTGAAAAAAAGGACATGGAAAAAGCACATCATTTTAATATGCGGGCTCAAAATATTTTTCTTGAACTAATGAACGGTTTGGATCAGGAATATGAAATCTCTGATGAACTGTTCAAAATGTATGAGTTTATTCATTACCACTTGATAGCAGCCAATTCAGAAAAAAGCATCGAAAAACTGAAAGAAACGGTAAACTTAACACGAGAGATGAGAGATACATGGAAACAGGCAATGGAAAGTGTTAAATCCTCTTAA
- a CDS encoding YjfB family protein, producing MDVAAMSIALNQMKLQQEASVSVLKMAMDGGSSQMEGLEKMLDANTKMLEQSVTPHLGGNLDIQL from the coding sequence ATGGATGTAGCGGCTATGTCAATAGCACTGAACCAGATGAAACTTCAACAGGAAGCCAGTGTATCCGTGCTTAAGATGGCAATGGATGGTGGTTCCTCTCAAATGGAAGGTTTAGAAAAAATGTTGGATGCCAATACAAAAATGTTGGAACAATCGGTAACTCCTCATTTGGGAGGCAATCTGGATATTCAATTATAG
- a CDS encoding NAD/NADP octopine/nopaline dehydrogenase family protein, with protein MKLKVCIIGSGNGALAAAADLTLQGHQVNFYVNDQYRNRLESLFSEKTIQLDGVGATGKATLNKVTSNIDEALEDVDLIMPVLPAYTIAKLAEELAEHLKPDARILLAPGSTGGALIMARKLYEKLGNHQIRVAEIHSLPYAARSNGEQNEALILLECKKLYFATFPSKYNDEMAELTKHIYPSIEPVRDVLESSLNNGNPVSHPAPVVLNAGKIEYFNGEHYHYREGITPSVARVNERVDQERLSICQALGYKGIPAVERLYKMGYAPKRETLYECYRDSNAFNPLKGPSSLQDRYLVEDTKCSLVALASLGDALGIETPVMDSVIVLASALNDEDYYQTGCTVQDWGLEGKSLGEIKTFLQEGYNG; from the coding sequence ATGAAATTAAAAGTATGTATCATTGGAAGTGGAAATGGGGCTTTAGCGGCAGCGGCAGATTTAACGCTGCAAGGTCATCAAGTAAACTTTTACGTAAATGATCAATACCGTAACCGGCTGGAATCTTTGTTTTCAGAAAAAACCATTCAATTGGACGGTGTGGGAGCTACAGGAAAAGCGACTCTCAATAAGGTGACTTCAAATATTGATGAAGCGCTGGAAGACGTAGACTTGATTATGCCGGTGTTGCCGGCATACACCATTGCAAAGCTGGCGGAAGAATTGGCAGAACACCTTAAACCGGATGCACGAATTCTACTGGCTCCGGGTAGTACCGGTGGCGCTTTGATCATGGCGAGAAAACTATATGAAAAATTGGGAAATCATCAAATTCGGGTGGCGGAGATTCATTCATTGCCTTATGCGGCCCGAAGCAATGGTGAGCAGAATGAAGCACTGATATTACTGGAGTGTAAGAAATTATACTTTGCAACCTTTCCTTCAAAGTATAACGATGAAATGGCAGAACTGACCAAGCATATTTATCCATCTATTGAGCCGGTAAGAGATGTGCTGGAAAGCTCTTTAAATAACGGAAATCCGGTGTCTCATCCAGCGCCGGTCGTATTAAATGCCGGGAAAATTGAATACTTTAATGGAGAGCATTATCATTACCGGGAAGGGATCACGCCTTCCGTTGCCCGGGTGAATGAACGGGTGGATCAGGAACGACTTTCCATTTGTCAGGCTTTAGGCTATAAAGGAATTCCAGCGGTAGAACGTCTTTATAAAATGGGGTATGCGCCCAAAAGAGAAACCCTTTATGAATGCTATCGAGACAGTAATGCCTTTAATCCGTTAAAAGGACCCAGCAGCCTTCAGGATCGGTATTTGGTAGAAGATACAAAATGTTCTTTGGTGGCACTGGCGAGTCTGGGAGATGCGTTAGGAATTGAAACACCAGTGATGGATTCCGTCATTGTATTGGCGTCAGCGTTGAATGATGAGGATTATTATCAAACTGGGTGCACCGTACAGGATTGGGGACTGGAAGGGAAATCTCTGGGAGAAATAAAAACCTTTTTACAGGAAGGATATAATGGGTAA
- a CDS encoding ATP-binding protein, translating into MEKKSESYDFMKKICDDELSEILDLLSGISSIMMDLTIHNEYLVDDCLERIGHYTKASRVYVFMFRDQLNYMDNVYEWCNEGVSSEINMLQHLATDDFRWWMVKLLKREIIFIEDVASMDASASAEREILLKQGIQSLITVPIFYRQELIGYIGIDFTKEKAKWNVSCPFILKLVSELFSSGFERLRQEKLLYESQPTDSHSPLSPCESIPPGVSFPAGSKAENVNGMIEELFYYIDADLRLFDHIEKKLAPENPFIFINKYDFFQILMILLQNSIDEVKRYQKNALDGHSSYLSIKTRQNTDCVVIELLDSGEGFSHHDSTEVFNPFFTTKELGEGTGLGLTYAYDLIVNKYHGSIQTGNCQEGGLVTIKLPIFQ; encoded by the coding sequence ATGGAAAAGAAGTCAGAAAGTTATGATTTCATGAAGAAAATATGCGATGATGAGTTGTCTGAAATACTGGATTTATTATCCGGCATTTCTTCTATTATGATGGATCTAACCATTCATAACGAATATCTGGTTGATGACTGTCTGGAGCGGATCGGCCACTATACAAAAGCCTCCCGAGTGTATGTTTTTATGTTTCGTGATCAACTAAACTATATGGATAATGTTTATGAATGGTGCAATGAAGGTGTTTCTTCTGAGATCAATATGTTACAACATTTAGCCACCGATGATTTTCGTTGGTGGATGGTTAAGCTCCTGAAAAGAGAAATTATTTTTATTGAAGACGTAGCGTCAATGGACGCCTCCGCCAGTGCCGAAAGAGAAATTTTATTAAAACAAGGAATCCAATCCCTGATTACCGTCCCTATTTTTTATCGTCAAGAATTGATCGGGTATATCGGGATTGATTTTACAAAAGAAAAAGCTAAGTGGAATGTCTCTTGTCCTTTCATCCTAAAACTTGTTTCCGAACTTTTTTCTTCCGGCTTTGAACGATTGCGACAGGAAAAACTTCTTTATGAGTCTCAACCAACCGATAGTCACAGTCCGCTTTCTCCCTGCGAAAGCATTCCTCCTGGGGTTTCATTTCCAGCTGGATCAAAAGCTGAAAATGTGAACGGAATGATCGAAGAACTGTTTTATTATATCGATGCAGATTTGCGTCTTTTCGATCATATAGAAAAAAAATTAGCACCTGAAAACCCCTTTATCTTTATCAATAAGTATGACTTTTTTCAGATCTTAATGATTCTCCTACAAAACAGTATTGACGAAGTAAAACGTTATCAAAAAAATGCCTTAGACGGTCATAGCAGCTATCTCAGTATTAAAACCCGTCAGAATACAGACTGTGTTGTGATCGAACTGTTGGATAGCGGAGAAGGATTTTCACATCATGACAGTACAGAAGTTTTTAATCCTTTCTTTACTACCAAAGAATTAGGAGAAGGAACAGGGCTTGGCCTTACCTACGCTTATGACCTTATCGTCAACAAATACCATGGTAGTATCCAGACTGGAAACTGCCAGGAAGGTGGTCTCGTTACCATAAAACTACCCATCTTTCAATAA
- a CDS encoding CBS domain-containing protein: MQVHQRMKSNVISVKPIDPLSKVLDIMEQQNINGTPVIDDANHLIGMIVKADIYRFLMDPGHYKSCPVEWVMSSNVVYGETHEDLVTIAKRLREHDIVALPILEKDIIVGIVSIEDILDHFIETHP, encoded by the coding sequence ATGCAAGTCCATCAACGAATGAAATCAAACGTTATATCTGTTAAGCCCATAGATCCTTTGAGCAAAGTGCTTGACATAATGGAGCAACAAAATATCAATGGCACTCCGGTGATAGATGATGCCAATCATCTAATCGGTATGATTGTCAAGGCCGATATTTACCGGTTTTTAATGGATCCGGGCCATTACAAAAGTTGTCCTGTGGAATGGGTTATGTCCTCAAACGTGGTTTACGGCGAAACACATGAGGATTTAGTAACCATCGCTAAACGTTTACGTGAACATGATATCGTTGCCTTGCCTATTCTTGAGAAAGATATCATTGTTGGGATTGTTTCGATTGAAGATATCCTTGATCATTTCATTGAAACCCATCCGTAA
- a CDS encoding methionine ABC transporter permease, producing MKLFLDQWAPIMVKASLETFQMVGIAMLFAVLLGLPLGVCLILTKDGGAYENKYFYSGINMVINFFRSVPFIILLFFILPFTRLLVGTSIGVKGVLVPLVIHTAPFVARLMESALLEVNDGVIEAYESMGITTPKIIWHVMIREARPSIVLGLTTAIISLIGATAMAGLVGAGGLGDLAYRYGHLRYEATVMYATVALLVILVQFIQTGGNKIASNIRK from the coding sequence ATGAAGCTGTTTCTTGATCAATGGGCACCAATAATGGTAAAAGCCAGCCTTGAGACTTTTCAAATGGTAGGAATCGCCATGTTGTTTGCTGTTTTGTTGGGGCTTCCCTTAGGCGTATGCCTCATTTTAACCAAAGATGGTGGTGCTTACGAAAACAAGTATTTTTACAGTGGAATCAACATGGTGATTAATTTTTTTCGTTCCGTCCCTTTTATTATCTTATTGTTTTTTATCCTGCCTTTCACTCGATTACTGGTAGGAACTTCGATTGGGGTCAAAGGTGTGTTGGTTCCTTTAGTCATTCACACAGCACCTTTTGTGGCCCGGTTAATGGAATCAGCTCTTTTAGAAGTAAACGACGGTGTGATTGAAGCTTATGAGTCCATGGGAATTACAACGCCAAAGATCATCTGGCATGTCATGATTCGAGAGGCAAGACCTTCTATTGTGCTAGGGTTGACAACAGCAATCATTTCTCTGATAGGTGCAACGGCCATGGCAGGATTGGTGGGTGCCGGAGGACTGGGAGACTTGGCATATCGCTATGGTCATTTGCGTTATGAAGCAACGGTTATGTACGCCACCGTCGCATTATTAGTTATCCTGGTCCAGTTTATCCAGACCGGTGGGAATAAGATTGCCTCTAACATAAGAAAATAA
- a CDS encoding methionine ABC transporter ATP-binding protein produces the protein MIEFQNISKEFKTEAQTNLALDQVSLKVNRGEIYGIIGHSGAGKSTLIRVANLLEKPTAGEVVFNGETLTNLTAEALRKKRQDMGMIFQGFHLLKTATVYENIALPLKLIGLKAGDIKKRVHQYLSVVGLLEKEQAYPSQLSGGQQQRVAIARALSHRPKVLLCDEATSALDPETTEAILELLNQINRDFGITILLITHEMAVVQRICDRVAVMEAGKIVEEGSLLQVISSPKHPTTQKFINSQFPSGAETLIEGSWVEGHLIVELSFVGNVADKPVLAEVAKKFDVYPNILSGNMVPLKKDHYGKLLVELQGNKIETEKCLRYLQEKGIRTEILKGVGSHEAVS, from the coding sequence ATGATTGAGTTCCAGAATATATCAAAAGAATTCAAAACAGAAGCCCAGACAAACCTGGCCTTGGATCAGGTGTCCTTAAAGGTAAATCGGGGAGAAATATATGGGATTATTGGGCACAGTGGTGCAGGCAAAAGCACCTTGATTCGGGTAGCGAACTTGTTAGAAAAGCCGACGGCTGGTGAAGTTGTTTTTAATGGTGAAACCTTAACAAACTTGACCGCAGAAGCATTGCGAAAAAAGCGGCAGGATATGGGGATGATTTTTCAAGGGTTTCATTTGCTGAAAACCGCTACGGTTTATGAAAACATTGCACTGCCATTAAAATTGATCGGATTAAAGGCTGGTGACATTAAAAAGCGTGTTCACCAATATTTATCGGTGGTGGGACTGTTGGAGAAAGAACAGGCCTATCCATCACAGTTGTCTGGTGGTCAACAACAACGAGTGGCCATTGCCAGAGCCTTATCTCATCGTCCAAAGGTGTTGTTATGTGATGAGGCAACCAGCGCTCTGGATCCGGAAACGACAGAGGCTATTTTAGAGTTATTAAACCAGATTAATCGGGATTTTGGGATTACTATTTTGCTTATTACCCATGAAATGGCGGTAGTTCAGCGAATCTGTGATCGGGTAGCCGTAATGGAAGCTGGAAAGATTGTAGAAGAAGGAAGTTTACTTCAAGTGATTTCATCGCCAAAGCATCCCACGACACAAAAATTTATCAACAGTCAATTTCCCTCAGGTGCCGAAACGCTTATAGAAGGCTCTTGGGTTGAAGGTCATTTGATTGTCGAGTTATCCTTTGTTGGAAATGTTGCGGACAAACCAGTGTTAGCAGAAGTCGCAAAAAAGTTTGATGTTTATCCAAATATTCTTTCTGGCAATATGGTTCCTTTGAAAAAAGATCATTATGGAAAGCTTTTGGTTGAATTGCAGGGTAATAAGATAGAAACAGAAAAATGTTTGCGTTATCTGCAAGAGAAGGGCATTCGCACTGAAATTCTTAAAGGAGTTGGTTCGCATGAAGCTGTTTCTTGA
- a CDS encoding MetQ/NlpA family ABC transporter substrate-binding protein — protein sequence MKKIIVLWMVGILFLLSGCGSSDAQNTLDPNHLIIGVTPGPHEEVMEQVKEKAAEDGITIELQVFTEYVMPNIALAEGELDLNMFQHKPYLEKFSEERNLDLVDVGYTINFPIALYAESLENISEFQEGDRIAIPNDPTNGARALILLESAGLITLEEGVGVEATVNHIAENPMNFHIIELEASQLPRQLGEVTAAVINSNFAIEYGFVPTTDSILMEPGDSPYVNVVAARAENKDDPAIAQLMEYYYQDDIKAFIEERFQGSIVPGW from the coding sequence ATGAAAAAAATAATAGTCTTATGGATGGTAGGAATACTTTTTTTACTAAGTGGTTGTGGCAGTTCGGATGCACAAAATACATTGGATCCAAATCATTTGATCATCGGTGTGACTCCGGGACCGCATGAAGAGGTAATGGAGCAGGTTAAGGAAAAGGCTGCGGAGGATGGAATAACCATTGAACTGCAAGTGTTTACAGAATATGTAATGCCTAATATTGCTTTGGCAGAAGGTGAATTAGACTTAAATATGTTTCAACACAAGCCCTATCTGGAGAAGTTCAGCGAAGAAAGAAATCTTGATCTGGTAGACGTAGGATATACCATCAATTTTCCTATCGCTTTGTACGCTGAATCTTTGGAAAATATTTCGGAATTTCAGGAAGGGGATCGTATTGCCATTCCTAATGATCCTACTAATGGCGCGAGAGCATTGATTCTTTTGGAAAGTGCCGGTCTTATCACTTTGGAAGAAGGGGTAGGCGTAGAAGCGACTGTCAACCACATTGCAGAAAACCCTATGAATTTCCATATCATAGAACTGGAAGCATCTCAGTTGCCCCGACAGTTAGGAGAGGTAACGGCAGCTGTTATTAATTCCAACTTTGCTATTGAGTATGGCTTTGTTCCTACCACGGACTCTATTCTAATGGAGCCGGGAGATTCACCCTATGTGAATGTGGTCGCCGCCAGAGCTGAGAATAAAGATGATCCTGCGATTGCTCAGTTGATGGAATATTATTATCAGGATGATATCAAAGCATTCATTGAAGAACGATTTCAAGGTTCCATTGTTCCCGGGTGGTAA